Genomic segment of Diachasmimorpha longicaudata isolate KC_UGA_2023 chromosome 14, iyDiaLong2, whole genome shotgun sequence:
TTTTACATTGTGAAGAATACACGGTGCCCTTATCACTTTCATGAGGttctattttttctttgatgtAATGTCAGAGAGGGGGGAATTGAGTCGGGGGAGAATACGATGACGAGATAAGGGGCaatgtctatttttttatcattgagATAATGGTCTTGAGTATTGAAGCTTCAGGGGGTGAGCGAAATGCAATAACTCCTGGGACTCGAGTATTACTTCTAATAATTCTTGGGAAGAAAAGAGAGAAGAATTTTAAgatcgaaaaaatttcaggaattctttcactggaaattactatcaattatcaattaaaaaattatgagctACGACGCTTTATTCGATATCAGGATTTAATTTACCTTaatttataatataatataaatattcggTGTTCAATTACTGAAATTCTATTcagtttcatgattttcaaaattcagaaaaatttttaccaGAATTTTCTTGTTTGTTACGTTTTTTCAACTCGAAATGGGTCAAAAATTTCcagatttatttgattttctcctgaaattttgaattttgaataaaattcttacgataaaaatgttgaaaattcgtttcgaaaaattcaaacCCTAATTTTTAACAGTGAATATTCtttaaaatgttttattcACTAAACATTCTAGTGATTTGTCTATTTATTCAGATTTGAAACAATTGTTGCTATTACCATCGTTGACTTGTAAGGTACCAATTAATTCCAAAGCTCCAATTGCTGAAACATTGTTAACGTAATTAAAAAGCTTTTGTATCATCTCAACTCGCGCATCCAAATGAATGCAAATAAGTAAAATCTTCACGCTCGATAAAAAGTAAATTGAAGTAATTACGAAACACATAAATCGCCCTGGGATTAATCTCATTATCTCGGCTGGGGctcgaaaaaaatgattacacCTCGCAAAAAGAATGCAATatcataaaaatgaagaaggtAAATGTGTAGATGTTGATTGAACATAATGCATAAAAGGAAAACTACCTCTACATCCGTATCATCCGATACAAAAGGCGAGTGGGTAGTTGCGATAAAAGTTGCAGTGAGGTATCATAAATTattctaccattttttttttaatctcacaCCGGTACAAACCCCATCTATTCCGCATACAGTTTCCTCCATTCAAAGTTccaatgataaaaattgccAGAGgggaagaagagaaaaataattcgacTCGTGGCTGTAAATATTTGATCGAATGGTCGAACGTAAGCAGTCGATGTTTGCTCGTAAAATATTTGCGTCGACATATTTTTTCAGACTTCCAGGGGATTCATTCGACAGGAGAGAATCCCTCAAGAATCGATAGAAATTGGGTGATAAAATCCATCAATTCCTTTGcacttttttatattaaaaacgtgaatttttttataatcgagTCTTTCTATTTCTGAGGGACGAAATGTCTCTGCATTATTCAGTGTAGATGAAGTCAATTCCACTATCGGCGTCACTGATTTATCCCGGATGGTAAAATATCGACGAAACTGGCGTAAATTATCTGCTGAGAGTACGGGATGAGGAATCCAAATTTGAAGGGGCTCTGCCCCTTTAGTAAAATCAAAAATTGTGCAAAGCTGCAAAGAATTTTTAGAAAAGTCGAGTGCATTTGGAgtcgtaattttttcctccattcaattatcgtttttgttgacaaaaaattaaaaaaccagAACTTGACAGTTTTGTATGGGGAAATCAACACTTTCGTTGAAGTCAAAGActaaaatctgaaaaaatctGGTAAAATATCGTGTTCTTAAATAAAATCGttctgaaataatttaaaaatatgtatGTTATGTAAAATAGTCTTGCATGACGATAACTAGTTCCCGGACCCGCATGATGACGGATAATGAAGACGATCCTGATCTTATTTAACTGATGACTATGATGGCATTTTCGGTGGATAAAAAACACCGGacgatgattttcattttctatttAGTCGCGACTTGAAAATAAAGGAGTTAAAATGGGactaaaaacaattttattttcattggaattagGTAAAACCCCCTACGTTCTCGCGAACAAAAATTATCTGCAAAAGATCTTCCAaaattcttctgaagatttctgAAAGATCTTCCAGAGACAGAATTTTTATCCCACCAAATAATTTCGTATTAACGCAgcaattttcttttaatttctaTTAGCAATTTCATTTAACTTAATAAACCCAGCGAATCTGGATGTCCCGTCATTCGAAAATATCCAGGATATGATCCTCGAGGAAAAATTCGTCGAGTCCCTGATCCTGCCAACGATAATTAAGGAGGAAAGGACGGTATTGTCACCGGTTTTGGAACCAGTTTTGAATCCGATAAAGGACGTGACTTTTCATCTATTCACGAGATCTAATCCGGAAAGAGGTAGTGCGATAAAAGTTGGAGATTTGATGGGCCTCAAGGACTCGGAGTTCATGCCTGACAGGGGATTGAAGATGGTCGTTCATGGATGGACTGACAAGGGAACCACCAAGTGGTTGAAAATCATCCGGAGTAATTACTTGAGTGAGGAAGACTGCAAcgtaattattgttaattggTTTCCAACTTCCATTAAGGAGTATCATGTGGCTGCTAAGTTAACAGAGCAGGTAAGGCCCAATGGGGTAGAAACAACAAAACAGTTTCAGCAAAAGTCAAAATAGGCGCAGTTGACGTTGACGTTTACTactgtcaattttttaaaattcttgaTTGACGTTAGAATTCTACCAATGAAAACAATTATCCAAAAAATAGTTCTATCGtttaaatttatgaatatttcttCTCAGATGTAAACATTGTGCAGGTGAATTAATTGCTTTTTAAATCAATGAATGCAGGAagagaaattaaaagaaaataggACGAACACTCGATAAAAATGCAATGACTCGTTTGTAAATCAAAATCTAATTCtgttaaattcaaatttgtgctaaaaaatatggaaatttcaagaaaatttttggcagaaattcgggaaaaatttataattataatttttttttcccagccTGTTTTCCCAGTCTAGCACCAGATTTATTCGTATAAATTTTCGTGTGAGTACACGGTAATCAAAACTAATAGGTATGAATCATTATTCCATTTACAATCACGCAATCTGTACCCCATTTTCTATACCAGCATAAAAAATTTGGAACTCATCCAAAAGAGGAATTAATCTTACAGATTGGCGCCTACGTTGGTGAATTCCTCCATTTTCTGAACGTCGCAACCAATATTTCATTAGCTGATGTTCATATACTGGGTCACAGTTTGGGGGCGCATATAGCTGGTTTTGCTGGTTCAAGTTTATCCGGCGATGTAGGCAGAATAACGGGACTGGATCCAGCTCGGCCAGCTTTCGAAGCTCCCGTTAATAAAGATCAAAAGAGCCGATTAGATCCGTCAGATGCGATATTTGTGGACGTTATCCACACTTGTGCAGGCACTTTGGGGTTCATTAAATCCGTTGGACATGCAGACTTTTATCCGAACGGGGGGACTTTTCCCCAGCCTGGATGTTCTCCCCTAGTTGCACGTAATTACCtacttaattaaatatttaagctCAATTACGTTACTTTGTTGGATATCTGCGTAGAAAAATATCTGCTGATGGAAAATCCTCAAGAAATCCTCGCAAGAATCTACCAAATACTATTCCAAAGAAGTTTTGAGAAGACATCTTCAGGAGTCAATTTATTCTCGgacgattttcaaaaatattttcttaaatcttcttaaacattttcaaacaaaaaattattcttgttTGAAAATGTTTGAGAACAtttaagaaattatttttacaagaAGATTTTAACAAGAAATAATTCttgtttgaaaataataattaataattctcaaatgaaaataatcttcTGAGGATCCTCTGGACAATAAGAAGTCTCTGAAACCATTTGTCTTGAGGTGATCTTTGGTTATCTTTAATTGGAATAATCTTTCGAagattcgttcactcatctcTGAAAGATATCCCAGCACCAAATGTTTTTCAACGTCAAGACTGACTTCCTTTTGATTTCAATCGGCAGAATATTGCAGTCACGCGAGATCCTACCAGTTCATGGCTGAGTCCATAATCTCCCCAAGTGCTTTTGTCGCGACCAAGTGCGGTAGCTGGACAGATTACAGAACTGGAAAATGTGATAATTCCACAGCTGTCATGGGGAATAATGCCAGCCCTGAGAGTCGGGGCTCCTTCTTCCTGGAGACGAATGGCGAAGTGCCTTATGGCAAAGGAGATTCGAATTCTCTACGCTAAATTCTGCAGGATCCCCCAGACCCTGGCGCCTCTCCACTGGGGGTCAGTACTATCATTGACGTGCACCTCTCCATTAATCTACCCTCTTCGTCCAGGACTGTCTCTTCCATCTGTGGCACACAGAGGTCGTCACTTGCAGGTGCACTAGACATGCAGGTTCCCCCTCTGACCCACAGAGGTCGCCACTTGCAGACACCGAGAGCATTAAGTCATTAAGCTTCATGATTTACATCAAGGGAGAGGACAATGGAAAGGACGTTCATCAAAAATGGATCTGAATACTTCGATATCCCCAGGTAACACCCAGTGGTTTCGTAATTAGAGGGATGACTGACCCCCAAGGAAGATGTTCTTAATAATCTAGCCCTTGAAAACGTGTGGTAGTGGAACAGAAGTCAAGAATTTGCATGAAAAGTGGAGTTTAATGTTCTCTAATATTGTACAAAAGCATCACACAGAGATCACCATCGAccaaagtaataaaaaatatcatcgtCCGTATAAAAAAGCATCAGATCGTTCACTATTTCACATAAGCTCAGCAGCACCAGCATCCATGCCCGATGGTTTTTCCACTAAATCTCCAAACCGCATTCTGTACTTCTTCCGCACAACATCCCAATCAACGACGGAGTCAATGCTGGGCATGTTCCTGAAGGATAGTTGGCTTCCCACTGGACTCTGGAGTCGAGAAAATCCAACAGTTGATTTGTGCCCCTCCAGCGAGAGTAATTTGTCCTGGATTGAAAAACATCATcgatatttattgattatttattggtAACTACTTATTGGTAGGTTTAAAAGCTCCACTAGACGTTGAGTTGTCAGAAAGGTAACAACTTACACGTGAGAAACGCGTCCTCGATGGGGTACCTCCAGCAAAACCGTGCATCACACTCATACGCTTCCTTCTTCCTCTTCGTTTCTGACAGACTTTCACCAGGTACGTTACCCACGTGGTGACCAGATTCAGCGGTGATGGTGCAGTTCGTGTTCTGCAAAGATTATTAGATTTCATGGGTGAAGGGCTTGGGATGGTTTTTACAAGAAAAATACTCACTTTTGCATTTTACGGATAAGTTTACTTAATCCGTATTTCCATTCGATGTCACTTTGCGATTGGATGCTCTGATAAGTGTCACTCATCATGGCGATAAGGAGATTGATTAGGACGATTACGCTGACAAGCATGTACAGGGAAAATGACACCTGCAGCATTCAAAGAGAATGTCCATTAGGAGATGATGACAGAAAGAGTTGTGAATTATCTGTATTCAAGatgatattcaataatttacaaaatgaAGAAGTTGGAACTAGTTTTGTCAATCATTTGACAAATTAAGAGCCCATTTTTCTGAGGCCTATGGCCCCGTAAAGAGCTTTTCTAATGAGCTACACCAGATAATCACTCGAAAATTAGTGAATATTATCTTTCTCCTGATAAAATCCTCCAATTCTTGAGGAAATCCTTTTTCTTTTCGTAAACAATTCGAGCTTTTCAGTGTCTGTCAAAATTTTAACATAAAATCCGTTCATTTGAACGTATTCAGTATTTTCTAAACACATGCACGTGTcgtattttcatgaaaaatccaaagtTTCTCACCTTGAATAGATAAATGGTCCATGGTGGCTGTAGAGTACGAGCAAACGTAAAATCATCAGTATCCTTCTGTccgaaaatcgcgaaaaagagATTTTCCGTAACCTCGATAGGATTGGCTATCACTGTAAACAAAATGAAGCATTAAAACTCATCACTGGAACGAAtaagattttaaaaaatcactacAACTCAATGTTGTTTTCACTCATTGGTCTAACGACTAAAATTCAGGTCTTAAAATATGGGACAGTCGTATGGGTTTATTAAGTGTAGCATGAAATCATGCCAGttgatatgatatttcctgaATAGAGAACTACAGCGGGCATTTCTTAATACCTCGCCATTTCTCTGAACTCATgatgacgatgatgatgatgaatggATTCCTGCATTCATTGAATGAGTATTATCGAGATGAACGAAAGCATTCCGGAAATTCTGTCCATCATGACAGATTTACGATATCCTCGTATCCATATATTGTTGGTGCACACTAATATTCATGGTCAATTGTCAACTAAACTACACTAATTGTGGTGATAAACATTTGCGTATATCGGACTAACCATAATGAGAACGGAGAAGAGCTGGAGATTATTATAGCGTCCCTGGGATGTTCTGTTGGATAAAATGACATTCAATGTCTGCATAATTAAGGGAACGGGGTGTTAAATAAAAACTCACGATGATATTTTGAATATGTATTTAACAAATTTCTATCATTAATTGTTATCATTAGAGGGATATACTTATTGTAATGAATTTATCCGGATTTTTTCACAGTTTGTTAATTTGAATTATCACTCAAATTACTTGGCTATTGTTTCTACTTATCGATTAAATGAGTACATTAGTGCTTGGAAGGGGAACAGTCTCTTCGATGATCGTTAGTTGTTCAGTGTCAGCAATGTCTGGTGTTTCTTCggctattttttctttttcatcgcAGAACAGGGCACGATATTTTCTTCTCACTTCGTCCCAATCAACAACGGTATCGATTCTCAAGGCATTACTGAAGGATAATTGACTTCCTAGGGGACTCAGATGTCCAACAGGCATGGCAATGCTGTCATTGTGAGCCACCTGAGTTCTTTTTATCTTAGACAACCACTTTGCTCCCACTTTGGTACGTGGTGACATTCTACTGGATCGATGAAGACTCATTAGGTGAATTAATGATGGACGTTGCTTCTTCGCTGTACGTTTTTTGCACATTCGACAGAAGTACGTCATCCACGTTGTAACGAGATTCAGAGGTGATGGAGCTGTTGTTGTTCTAttgcaaaaatttaatttaataataatgttaTCCATTGTGCCAATCAAGTGAGAATACTCCTCATACCTGTGCATATTCCTAAATAATTTACTCAAGCCGTACTT
This window contains:
- the LOC135169112 gene encoding endothelial lipase-like isoform X2; translated protein: MGLKTILFSLELAISFNLINPANLDVPSFENIQDMILEEKFVESLILPTIIKEERTVLSPVLEPVLNPIKDVTFHLFTRSNPERGSAIKVGDLMGLKDSEFMPDRGLKMVVHGWTDKGTTKWLKIIRSNYLSEEDCNVIIVNWFPTSIKEYHVAAKLTEQIGAYVGEFLHFLNVATNISLADVHILGHSLGAHIAGFAGSSLSGDVGRITGLDPARPAFEAPVNKDQKSRLDPSDAIFVDVIHTCAGTLGFIKSVGHADFYPNGGTFPQPGCSPLVAPVMGNNASPESRGSFFLETNGEVPYGKGDSNSLR
- the LOC135169112 gene encoding pancreatic triacylglycerol lipase-like isoform X1 — protein: MGLKTILFSLELAISFNLINPANLDVPSFENIQDMILEEKFVESLILPTIIKEERTVLSPVLEPVLNPIKDVTFHLFTRSNPERGSAIKVGDLMGLKDSEFMPDRGLKMVVHGWTDKGTTKWLKIIRSNYLSEEDCNVIIVNWFPTSIKEYHVAAKLTEQIGAYVGEFLHFLNVATNISLADVHILGHSLGAHIAGFAGSSLSGDVGRITGLDPARPAFEAPVNKDQKSRLDPSDAIFVDVIHTCAGTLGFIKSVGHADFYPNGGTFPQPGCSPLVAQYCSHARSYQFMAESIISPSAFVATKCGSWTDYRTGKCDNSTAVMGNNASPESRGSFFLETNGEVPYGKGDSNSLR